A section of the Saccharopolyspora gregorii genome encodes:
- a CDS encoding non-ribosomal peptide synthetase, producing the protein MNLGQNSAEPPLSEAELGIWIAERAATGTRSRYLWGECTDLTGPLDAELLAAAVRRAAGEVSALRATFTADADGLPRRRSQAVDFAVPVLDLRAEPDPSAAAAAWTRAELDRPVDLGAGPLFGAAVLRVADDRHLLFQRVHHIALDGVGMTLLSQRIAQVYGHLVAAEPVPEHGWSEPDALRSEEDGYRGSAEFEADRRWWLENLAGGPGFLSMAARPEAAAERSLRLTSTVDESGFAELRAGADRLGQRWSRLVVAAAALHAHAVTGSRDVVLSLPVPGRTTELARSTPSMSANVLPLRVRVDPATTTGEFTAHVAAAIAEVQRHQRYRGERLRRELDYPEDGRAFFGPVVNVQKFAYGLEFGACTATVHNLQAPPSEDFSVVAYDRGDGGLRFDFDANPANHDEPLLAAARDRYLRLLRQLAAAPAELPLARLDPLSEGQRAQVAAAGAGAPPAAPIEDVLDVFAARVRSAPDAIAVREAATGRALTYRELDARAAGLATRLVEAGAGVATPVGLLLERSADLVVAVLAVVRAGALYVPLHRGDAPGRLRGIAERAGLAVLVADAADEFSAWFRDIGPVLAPGSGATGAEPPRLEPTRLEPLRLEPEHLACVMFTSGSTGQPKGVAITRGDLVRLAADRWWAEGAARRVLLHSPHAFDALTLELWVPLLTGGEVVTAPPGTTDLGVLAETIAAHRITGLWLTAGLFGALAAENPGCLNGVRQVWTGGDVVSPEAARRVRQAVPGLTVINGYGPTETTVFATRYPVPADPPAVLPIGAPLDGKRVHLLDDALRPVPPGVVGEIYLSGAGLARGYVGDPAGTAHRFVACPAGKPGERMYRTGDLARWNADGLLEFAGRADGQVKLRGFRIELGEVEAALLAAPRVRRAAAVLREDRPGRRRLVGYVVGAEPDAAEVAARAAELLPPFMVPAVVVPVPELPLTRNGKLDRAALPAPPDVVPVPSEPVAPDESAGRVLRGLLGDVLGVAEVPPDADFFALGGDSITAIQFASRARRAGFELGTADVFRHPSVAELARHAGAPAAAPAPARPAAERGPLPLTPIMHWFRELGGAVAGFAQCAVLRTPAGLDEQRLRAVLDAVLARHEALGMRLSTTDGIWSWEVDGPARCEPRRVDVRELPASERTALAVENSAAVQRELDPESGIAVRAVWLDAGAEPGTLVLAAHHLAVDGVSWRILLDDLRAAGTALAAGREPEVAPVGTSFADWAHALERRARHPEVQAEFPLWREIASTAQPLPLRLDAERDRESTRAHRSHALPVEVTGELVRHAATAFGCPLDTLLLAAFAQAAAGLGGDGPVLVDVERHGREEFEPGQDLARTVGWFTTAFPLRLDVRGAGLDELPDRVRAALDRVPRNGIGHGLLRYLNPQTAPVLAAGTRPLLGFNYLGRFDTAGDRDWAPRPEAGVLGSAMPADLPLSHAVELDALITDGDGGPELTANWSWAGELVPRRQVAELADRWCALLAEFAAESRRRREQDGGELLPVPPLAQGLLFHSLFDRAGTDPYLVQFAFELTGALDAAALRGAVHALLRRHPQLSAGFRHGADGVPVQLWPHRFEVGWTERDAPAEADVTRYLEADRVRRFDLAEPPLLRAALLRTGPDRHVFVLTTHHVLLDGWSMPVLIRDLFALYAGEPLPEPVPYRDFLDWLSAQDLDAHEATWRTLLSDVDEPALVAAPGPSTAPHRRTHRELDEAATERLRATARAHGVTTNALVQLGWGVLLGALTGRDDVVFGATVSGRPAELPGVEEIVGLLINTVPVRVRLDPRRGTADALAALRAQQSDVLAHQHVDLTRLQAIAGRGELFDTVVVFENYPPEREDAPHGPRITGMRVHDGTHYPLSLIVLPGERLGFRLDHRTDVADEAAARLLLDRLAAVLDRICAAPDAPLGTVDLLLPGERGIPAPLPDHGAGTLTELFERHAAARPGAPAVSCGEQRLSYGELNARANRLARLLADRGAGRGRVVALALPRGIDQVVALLAVLKTGAAYLPLDPDHPAERHREVLADAAPALVVASRATAPAGDLAVLVLDDVDDAEFSGADLGVPIRPGDPAYAIYTSGSTGRPKGVLVAHDNVHRLLAAGDRHFGFGPDDVHALFHSCAFDMSVWELWTALGRGGRLVVVPFDVSRSPREFRELLRRERVTALSQTPSAYYQLVEAGAEPPSVRSVVLGGEPLDPARIAGRIATDGLRVINMYGITETTVHSTFAELTDPAETRGVVGAGLDDVRLHLLDHALRPVPPGCPGEIYVAGRGVALGYLDRPGLSASRFVADPFGPPGSRMYRSGDLGRELPDGSLEHLGRTDQQVQVRGFRIEPAEVEHVLERHDAVERAVVLPQAGPGGPRLVAYVRLAGDAAPNELLAHTAAALPRYMVPSFLLPVDEIPLTPNGKLDRRVLPAPESGRAPGRAPATPVERFLREAFAAVLDVPEIGVDESFFDCGGHSLLATQLINRVRSGLGVELDVRTLFDVPTVEGIARHLAERGETARPRLRPGRRPERVPLSPAQRRLWFTSGFDEFDDTYNLRFAHRLRGRLDVAALRAAWQDVVTRHEVLRTTIAEADDGPWQHVLPPGAVHFEHVRLSEVDIRERMAADAAHRFDLAAEAPLRVTLYETGPEQHALLVLLHHIAADGWSFAPLSRDLSTAYRARLGGRAPQWDREPVQYADFAVWQRELDTDSDLEHWTEALRGAPQLLPLPTDHPRPAVSAHRGETIEAEFAATTHQAAARLARDHDVSPFMVLHAALAALLHRHGAGADIPIGTPVAGRGDAALHDAVGCFVNTVVLRTDLTGRPTFRDLLRRVRAVDLDAFDHQDLPFERLVEALRPPRSLAHHPLFQVMLAFQDTPPAEFDLPGAEVAPLDLHGGSSRMDLLFSLRTRHDAAGDPAGIGGVLEYDTELFTPDTARALIGRLERLLLSAAADPGQEVAALAVLAEPERAALLRTGAGPGGEALRAAAHELFAEHTARNPAALALIHEGRELTRHDLSELVERIAADLTAAGAGPGELVALRLHRGPELVAAVLAVHATGAAYLPCDPDLPPRRAADLLADARPGLLLDHDGTGAVRCSRLAGTPAQVPLGTAYVLHTSGSTGRPKGVVVPQDAVRNLLAELRDRLRSGPGERVLAAAPAGFDMSVPELLLAPATGAAVVLAGRDTVRDPRLLLELLTRQRVTIVQATPSLWHALLATDGAAPALDGLRAVIGGEFVPGPLAERLRALGCEVHACYGPTETTVWSTAHQVTGPQPAGVPLGAPLRGTRCLVLDSRLEPVPPGVVGELYLAGRGVATGYLHRTARTAQRFVADPFGPPGGRMYRTGDLASRDTAGTLRFHGREDDQIKIRGHRVELGEIEAVLAGHPQVSAAAVAVHDHDEQDRRLVAHLVAPGADLGSVRAHLTGRLPAHMIPSRLLLIDRLPLSPNGKLLRDRLPAPERAARTGGSGTALSAVFAEVLGVAHVGPEENFFELGGHSLLAVRLVDRVAERLGTRPKLRDVFAAPTPAALERVLHTGPEAAGHLVPLRPGGTAAPVVCVHPLSGLAWLYAGLLAHLDPAHPVLGVQGIGAGGVTDLPGSIDEMAERYLAELRAAHPRGPYHLVGWSFGGVVAHAMAARLGADAGLLCLIDPPLPEPGGAADMIDPARIHRVLLTSVDQDVTGEPTFAEVSAALRREDSALAALTEQDVADVVTCSRHNAALLRDHRIGHRSGDTVHIGTPEGPGPLRWRAHLDGPFTGYQLDHPHHRIMQPRHVGEIGVLLRDHLRHHTATEEERRP; encoded by the coding sequence ATGAACCTGGGCCAGAACTCCGCCGAGCCGCCGTTGTCCGAAGCCGAACTGGGCATCTGGATCGCCGAACGCGCCGCGACCGGCACCCGCTCCCGGTACCTGTGGGGCGAGTGCACCGACCTCACCGGGCCGCTGGACGCGGAGCTGCTGGCGGCGGCGGTGCGCCGCGCCGCGGGTGAGGTGAGCGCGCTGCGCGCGACGTTCACCGCCGACGCCGACGGGCTGCCGCGCCGCCGGTCGCAGGCCGTCGACTTCGCGGTTCCGGTGCTCGACCTGCGCGCTGAGCCCGACCCGTCCGCCGCCGCGGCGGCGTGGACGCGCGCCGAGCTGGACCGGCCGGTGGACCTGGGTGCCGGGCCGCTGTTCGGTGCCGCGGTGCTGCGCGTCGCCGACGACCGGCACCTGCTGTTCCAGCGGGTGCACCACATCGCGCTGGACGGGGTCGGGATGACCCTGCTGTCGCAGCGGATCGCGCAGGTCTACGGGCACCTCGTCGCCGCGGAGCCGGTCCCGGAGCACGGCTGGTCGGAGCCGGACGCGCTGCGGTCCGAAGAGGACGGTTACCGCGGTTCGGCCGAGTTCGAGGCCGATCGCCGGTGGTGGCTGGAGAACCTCGCGGGCGGGCCCGGGTTCCTGAGCATGGCGGCGCGACCGGAGGCCGCGGCGGAACGGTCGCTGCGGCTGACCTCCACTGTGGACGAATCGGGGTTCGCGGAGTTGCGGGCCGGTGCCGACCGGCTGGGGCAGCGCTGGTCCCGGCTGGTCGTGGCCGCCGCCGCGCTGCACGCGCACGCCGTCACCGGGAGCCGGGACGTGGTGCTGAGCCTGCCGGTTCCCGGCCGCACCACCGAGCTCGCCCGCAGCACGCCGTCGATGTCGGCGAACGTGCTGCCGCTGCGGGTGCGGGTGGACCCGGCCACCACCACCGGCGAGTTCACCGCGCACGTCGCCGCCGCGATCGCCGAGGTGCAGCGCCACCAGCGGTACCGCGGCGAGCGGCTGCGCCGCGAACTGGACTACCCGGAGGACGGGCGGGCCTTCTTCGGGCCGGTGGTGAACGTGCAGAAGTTCGCCTACGGACTGGAGTTCGGCGCGTGCACCGCGACCGTGCACAACCTGCAGGCGCCGCCGTCCGAGGACTTCTCGGTCGTGGCCTACGACCGCGGCGACGGTGGGCTGCGGTTCGACTTCGACGCCAACCCCGCCAACCACGACGAACCGCTGCTGGCGGCCGCGCGGGACCGTTACCTGCGGTTGTTGCGGCAGCTGGCGGCCGCCCCGGCGGAGCTGCCGCTGGCGCGGCTGGACCCGCTGTCCGAGGGGCAGCGCGCGCAGGTCGCGGCCGCGGGCGCCGGAGCACCGCCTGCGGCGCCGATCGAGGACGTGCTGGACGTGTTCGCCGCGCGGGTGCGCAGCGCCCCGGACGCGATCGCGGTGCGCGAGGCGGCCACCGGCCGGGCGTTGACCTACCGCGAACTGGACGCGCGCGCCGCCGGGCTCGCGACGCGCCTGGTCGAAGCCGGGGCGGGCGTGGCGACGCCGGTGGGGCTGCTGCTGGAGCGCTCGGCGGACCTGGTGGTGGCGGTGCTGGCCGTGGTGCGGGCGGGTGCGCTGTACGTGCCGCTGCACCGCGGTGACGCGCCCGGCCGGTTGCGGGGCATCGCGGAGCGGGCGGGCCTGGCGGTGCTCGTCGCCGACGCCGCGGACGAGTTCTCCGCGTGGTTCCGGGACATCGGCCCGGTGCTCGCCCCGGGCTCCGGCGCGACCGGCGCCGAACCGCCGAGGCTGGAACCCACCAGGCTGGAACCCCTCAGGCTGGAACCGGAGCACCTGGCCTGCGTCATGTTCACCTCCGGCTCGACCGGGCAGCCGAAGGGCGTCGCGATCACCCGCGGCGACCTGGTGCGGCTGGCCGCGGACCGCTGGTGGGCGGAAGGCGCGGCGCGGCGGGTGCTGCTGCACTCCCCGCACGCGTTCGACGCGCTCACCCTGGAGCTGTGGGTGCCGCTGCTCACCGGCGGGGAAGTGGTCACCGCGCCACCCGGCACCACCGACCTCGGCGTGCTGGCCGAGACGATCGCCGCGCATCGCATCACCGGGTTGTGGCTCACCGCGGGCCTGTTCGGCGCGCTCGCCGCGGAGAACCCGGGCTGCCTGAACGGGGTGCGGCAGGTGTGGACCGGCGGCGACGTCGTCTCGCCGGAGGCGGCGCGGCGGGTGCGGCAGGCGGTGCCCGGCCTGACCGTGATCAACGGGTACGGGCCGACCGAGACCACCGTGTTCGCCACCCGCTACCCGGTGCCCGCCGATCCGCCCGCGGTGCTGCCGATCGGTGCGCCGCTGGACGGCAAGCGGGTGCACCTGCTCGACGACGCGTTGCGCCCGGTTCCACCCGGTGTGGTCGGTGAGATCTACCTGAGCGGTGCCGGGCTGGCCCGCGGCTACGTCGGCGATCCGGCGGGGACGGCGCACCGGTTCGTGGCCTGCCCGGCGGGCAAGCCGGGGGAGCGGATGTACCGCACCGGGGATCTGGCGCGGTGGAACGCGGACGGGCTGCTGGAGTTCGCGGGCCGCGCGGACGGGCAGGTGAAGCTGCGCGGATTCCGCATCGAGCTCGGCGAGGTCGAGGCCGCGCTGCTCGCCGCGCCCCGGGTGCGGCGAGCGGCGGCGGTGCTGCGCGAGGACCGGCCCGGCAGGCGGCGGCTGGTGGGCTACGTCGTGGGCGCGGAGCCGGACGCGGCCGAGGTCGCCGCCCGCGCGGCCGAGCTGCTGCCGCCGTTCATGGTTCCCGCGGTGGTCGTGCCGGTTCCGGAGTTGCCGTTGACCCGCAACGGGAAGCTGGACCGGGCCGCGCTGCCCGCACCGCCGGACGTGGTCCCGGTTCCGTCCGAGCCCGTGGCGCCGGACGAGTCGGCGGGGCGGGTGCTGCGCGGCCTGCTCGGCGACGTCCTCGGGGTGGCGGAGGTGCCGCCGGACGCCGACTTCTTCGCGCTCGGCGGCGACAGCATCACCGCGATCCAGTTCGCCAGCCGCGCCCGCCGCGCCGGGTTCGAGCTCGGCACCGCCGACGTGTTCCGCCACCCGTCCGTCGCGGAGCTCGCGCGGCACGCGGGAGCTCCGGCAGCGGCACCCGCACCGGCGCGCCCGGCCGCGGAGCGCGGGCCGCTGCCGCTGACACCGATCATGCACTGGTTCCGGGAGCTGGGCGGTGCGGTCGCCGGGTTCGCGCAGTGCGCGGTGCTGCGCACCCCGGCCGGGCTCGACGAGCAGCGGCTGCGGGCCGTGCTGGACGCGGTGCTCGCCCGGCACGAAGCGCTGGGCATGCGGCTGTCCACAACGGACGGGATCTGGTCGTGGGAGGTCGACGGCCCGGCCCGGTGCGAGCCGCGGCGCGTGGACGTGCGAGAGCTCCCCGCATCGGAGCGGACCGCGCTCGCCGTGGAGAACTCCGCTGCGGTGCAACGAGAACTCGACCCCGAGTCCGGCATCGCGGTGCGTGCGGTGTGGCTCGACGCCGGTGCGGAACCCGGTACCCTCGTGCTCGCCGCGCACCACCTGGCGGTGGACGGCGTGTCCTGGCGCATCCTGCTCGACGACCTGCGCGCGGCGGGAACCGCGCTCGCCGCGGGCCGGGAACCGGAGGTCGCACCGGTAGGCACCTCGTTCGCCGACTGGGCGCACGCGCTGGAACGCCGCGCCCGGCATCCCGAGGTGCAGGCGGAATTCCCGCTGTGGCGGGAGATCGCGTCCACCGCGCAACCGCTGCCGCTGCGGCTGGACGCGGAACGGGACCGGGAATCCACCCGGGCGCACCGCTCGCACGCGTTGCCGGTCGAGGTCACCGGGGAGCTGGTGCGCCACGCCGCCACCGCCTTCGGCTGCCCGCTGGACACCCTGCTGCTGGCGGCGTTCGCGCAGGCCGCGGCCGGGCTCGGCGGCGACGGGCCGGTGCTGGTCGACGTCGAGCGGCACGGGCGCGAGGAGTTCGAACCCGGGCAGGACCTGGCGCGCACCGTCGGCTGGTTCACCACCGCGTTCCCGCTGCGCCTCGACGTGCGCGGCGCCGGACTCGACGAGCTGCCGGACCGGGTGCGCGCGGCACTGGACCGGGTGCCGCGCAACGGGATCGGGCACGGGCTGCTGCGGTACCTGAACCCGCAGACCGCGCCGGTGCTGGCCGCCGGCACCCGGCCGCTGCTCGGGTTCAACTACCTCGGCCGGTTCGACACCGCGGGCGACCGGGACTGGGCGCCGCGCCCCGAAGCGGGCGTGCTGGGGTCCGCGATGCCCGCCGACCTGCCGCTGAGCCACGCCGTCGAACTGGACGCGCTGATCACCGACGGGGACGGCGGACCGGAGCTGACCGCGAACTGGTCGTGGGCGGGCGAACTCGTGCCGCGGCGGCAGGTGGCGGAGCTCGCGGACCGGTGGTGCGCGCTGCTCGCCGAGTTCGCCGCCGAATCCCGCCGGCGCCGCGAGCAGGACGGCGGCGAGCTGCTGCCGGTGCCGCCGCTGGCGCAGGGGCTGCTGTTCCACTCGCTGTTCGACCGCGCGGGCACCGACCCGTACCTGGTGCAGTTCGCCTTCGAGCTCACCGGTGCGCTGGACGCGGCGGCGCTGCGCGGTGCGGTGCACGCGCTGCTGCGCAGGCACCCGCAGCTCAGCGCCGGTTTCCGGCACGGGGCCGACGGCGTCCCGGTGCAGCTGTGGCCGCACCGGTTCGAGGTCGGCTGGACGGAGCGGGACGCGCCCGCCGAAGCCGACGTCACCCGCTACCTGGAAGCCGACCGGGTGCGCCGCTTCGACCTGGCCGAGCCGCCGCTGCTGCGGGCCGCGCTGCTGCGCACCGGGCCGGACCGGCACGTGTTCGTGCTGACCACGCACCACGTGCTGCTCGACGGCTGGTCGATGCCGGTGCTGATCCGCGACCTGTTCGCGCTGTACGCGGGCGAGCCGCTGCCGGAACCGGTGCCGTACCGCGACTTCCTCGACTGGTTGTCCGCCCAGGACTTGGACGCCCACGAAGCGACCTGGCGAACCTTGCTGTCCGATGTGGACGAACCGGCGCTGGTCGCCGCACCCGGCCCGAGCACCGCGCCGCACCGGCGGACGCACCGCGAACTGGACGAAGCCGCCACCGAACGGCTCCGCGCGACCGCCCGCGCCCACGGCGTCACCACCAACGCGCTGGTCCAACTCGGCTGGGGCGTGCTGCTGGGCGCGCTGACCGGACGGGACGACGTGGTCTTCGGCGCCACCGTCTCCGGCAGGCCCGCCGAACTGCCCGGCGTGGAGGAGATCGTCGGACTGCTGATCAACACGGTGCCGGTGCGGGTGCGGCTCGACCCGCGCCGCGGCACCGCCGACGCGCTCGCCGCGCTGCGCGCGCAGCAGTCGGACGTACTGGCGCACCAGCACGTGGACCTCACCCGGCTGCAGGCCATCGCCGGGCGCGGCGAACTGTTCGACACCGTCGTCGTGTTCGAGAACTACCCGCCGGAACGGGAGGACGCGCCGCACGGGCCGCGGATCACCGGGATGCGGGTGCACGACGGCACGCACTACCCGCTGTCGCTGATCGTGTTGCCCGGCGAGCGGCTCGGGTTCCGGCTGGACCACCGCACCGACGTCGCCGACGAGGCGGCGGCGCGGCTGCTGCTGGACCGGCTCGCCGCGGTGCTGGACCGGATCTGCGCCGCGCCGGACGCGCCGCTCGGCACCGTGGACCTGCTGCTGCCCGGCGAGCGCGGCATCCCGGCGCCGCTGCCGGACCACGGTGCCGGGACCCTAACGGAGCTGTTCGAGCGGCACGCCGCGGCCCGGCCCGGCGCCCCGGCGGTGTCCTGCGGCGAGCAGCGCCTCAGCTACGGCGAGCTGAACGCGCGGGCCAACCGGCTGGCCCGGCTGCTGGCCGATCGAGGTGCCGGGCGCGGGCGGGTGGTGGCCCTGGCACTGCCTCGCGGCATCGACCAGGTGGTGGCGCTGCTGGCGGTGCTCAAGACCGGCGCGGCCTACCTGCCGCTGGACCCCGACCACCCGGCCGAACGGCACCGCGAGGTGCTCGCGGACGCGGCACCGGCCCTGGTGGTCGCCTCCCGAGCCACGGCGCCCGCCGGGGACCTCGCGGTGCTGGTGCTCGACGACGTCGACGACGCGGAGTTCTCCGGCGCCGACCTGGGCGTGCCGATCCGCCCCGGCGACCCGGCCTACGCGATCTACACCTCCGGTTCCACCGGCAGGCCGAAGGGCGTGCTGGTCGCGCACGACAACGTGCACCGGTTGCTGGCCGCGGGCGACCGGCACTTCGGGTTCGGGCCGGACGACGTGCACGCGCTGTTCCACTCCTGCGCCTTCGACATGTCGGTGTGGGAGCTGTGGACCGCGCTCGGGCGCGGCGGGCGGCTCGTCGTGGTCCCGTTCGACGTGAGCCGGTCGCCCCGCGAGTTCCGCGAGCTGCTGCGGCGCGAGCGGGTCACCGCGCTGTCCCAGACGCCCTCGGCCTACTACCAGCTGGTCGAGGCCGGGGCCGAACCGCCGTCGGTGCGCAGCGTCGTGCTCGGCGGCGAACCGCTCGACCCGGCGCGCATCGCCGGGCGCATCGCCACCGACGGTCTCCGCGTCATCAACATGTACGGGATCACCGAGACCACCGTGCACAGCACGTTCGCCGAGCTCACCGACCCGGCGGAGACCCGCGGCGTCGTCGGCGCCGGGTTGGACGACGTGCGGCTGCACCTGCTGGACCACGCGCTGCGCCCGGTGCCACCGGGCTGCCCCGGCGAGATCTACGTGGCCGGGCGCGGCGTGGCGCTCGGCTACCTGGACCGGCCGGGGTTGAGCGCGAGCCGGTTCGTCGCCGATCCGTTCGGCCCGCCAGGTTCCCGGATGTACCGCTCCGGCGACCTGGGCCGGGAGCTGCCGGACGGGTCGCTGGAGCACCTCGGCCGCACCGACCAGCAGGTGCAGGTGCGCGGTTTCCGCATCGAGCCGGCCGAGGTCGAGCACGTGCTGGAACGCCACGACGCCGTGGAGCGCGCCGTCGTGCTGCCGCAGGCCGGCCCCGGCGGTCCGCGGCTGGTGGCCTACGTCCGGCTCGCCGGCGACGCGGCGCCGAACGAGCTGCTGGCGCACACCGCCGCCGCGCTGCCCCGCTACATGGTGCCGTCGTTCCTGCTGCCGGTCGACGAGATCCCGTTGACCCCCAACGGGAAGCTGGATCGGCGGGTGCTGCCCGCCCCGGAGTCCGGCCGCGCACCGGGGCGGGCTCCGGCCACCCCCGTCGAGCGGTTCCTGCGGGAGGCGTTCGCGGCGGTGCTGGACGTGCCGGAGATCGGGGTGGACGAGAGCTTCTTCGACTGCGGCGGGCATTCGCTGCTGGCCACCCAGCTGATCAACCGGGTGCGCTCCGGGCTGGGCGTGGAGCTCGACGTGCGGACCCTGTTCGACGTGCCCACCGTCGAGGGCATCGCCCGGCACCTCGCCGAGCGCGGCGAGACCGCCCGGCCCCGGTTGCGCCCGGGACGCCGCCCCGAGCGGGTGCCGCTGTCGCCCGCGCAGCGCCGGTTGTGGTTCACCAGCGGCTTCGACGAGTTCGACGACACCTACAACCTGCGGTTCGCGCACCGGCTGCGCGGACGGCTCGACGTGGCGGCGCTGCGCGCGGCCTGGCAGGACGTGGTGACCCGCCACGAGGTGCTGCGCACCACGATCGCCGAGGCGGACGACGGCCCGTGGCAGCACGTCCTGCCGCCCGGTGCGGTGCACTTCGAGCACGTCCGGCTGTCCGAAGTAGACATTCGCGAGCGGATGGCCGCGGACGCGGCGCACCGCTTCGACCTGGCCGCCGAGGCACCGCTGCGCGTCACCCTGTACGAGACCGGGCCCGAGCAGCACGCGCTGCTGGTGCTGCTGCACCACATCGCCGCCGACGGCTGGTCCTTCGCACCGCTGAGTCGCGACCTGTCCACCGCCTACCGCGCCCGGCTCGGCGGTCGGGCTCCGCAGTGGGACCGCGAACCAGTGCAGTACGCGGACTTCGCGGTGTGGCAACGAGAACTCGACACCGACTCCGACCTGGAGCACTGGACCGAGGCGCTGCGCGGCGCACCGCAGCTGCTGCCGCTGCCCACCGACCACCCGCGCCCCGCGGTCTCCGCGCACCGCGGCGAGACCATCGAGGCCGAGTTCGCCGCCACGACGCACCAGGCCGCCGCCCGGCTCGCCCGCGACCACGACGTCAGCCCTTTCATGGTGCTGCACGCCGCGCTCGCCGCCCTGCTGCACCGGCACGGCGCCGGCGCGGACATCCCCATCGGGACCCCCGTCGCCGGGCGCGGGGACGCCGCGCTGCACGACGCGGTCGGCTGCTTCGTGAACACCGTCGTGCTGCGCACCGACCTGACCGGGCGGCCCACCTTCCGCGACCTGCTGCGGCGGGTCCGGGCGGTCGACCTGGACGCCTTCGACCACCAGGACCTGCCGTTCGAGCGGCTCGTCGAAGCGCTGCGGCCGCCGCGCTCGCTGGCCCACCACCCGCTGTTCCAGGTGATGCTCGCCTTCCAGGACACCCCGCCCGCCGAGTTCGACCTGCCCGGCGCCGAGGTCGCACCGCTGGACCTGCACGGCGGTTCCTCGCGGATGGACCTGCTGTTCAGCCTGCGCACCCGGCACGACGCGGCGGGTGATCCCGCGGGCATCGGCGGCGTGCTCGAGTACGACACCGAGCTGTTCACCCCGGACACCGCGCGAGCGCTCATCGGCAGGCTGGAACGGCTGCTGCTGTCCGCCGCGGCCGACCCGGGGCAGGAGGTCGCTGCGCTCGCCGTGCTCGCCGAACCGGAACGCGCCGCCCTGCTGCGCACCGGCGCAGGGCCGGGTGGCGAAGCGCTGCGAGCGGCGGCGCACGAGCTGTTCGCCGAGCACACCGCCCGGAACCCGGCCGCCCTCGCCCTGATCCACGAGGGCCGCGAGCTCACCCGCCATGACCTGTCCGAGCTCGTCGAGCGGATCGCCGCCGACCTCACCGCCGCCGGAGCCGGCCCGGGCGAGCTCGTCGCGCTGCGGCTGCACCGCGGACCGGAGCTGGTCGCGGCGGTGCTCGCGGTGCACGCGACCGGGGCCGCTTACCTGCCCTGCGACCCGGACCTGCCGCCGCGGCGCGCCGCGGACCTGCTCGCCGACGCCCGGCCGGGGCTGCTGCTCGACCACGACGGGACCGGCGCGGTGCGCTGCTCCCGCCTGGCCGGCACGCCCGCCCAGGTGCCGCTCGGCACCGCGTACGTGCTGCACACCTCCGGCTCCACCGGCAGGCCCAAGGGCGTGGTGGTGCCGCAGGACGCGGTGCGCAACCTGCTCGCCGAGCTGCGCGACCGGCTGCGCTCCGGACCGGGGGAGCGGGTCCTCGCCGCCGCGCCCGCCGGGTTCGACATGTCCGTGCCCGAACTGCTGCTCGCCCCGGCCACCGGAGCCGCCGTGGTGCTCGCCGGGCGTGACACCGTCCGCGACCCGCGGCTGCTGCTCGAACTCCTGACGCGGCAGCGGGTGACGATCGTGCAGGCCACGCCGTCGCTGTGGCACGCGCTGCTGGCCACCGACGGCGCCGCGCCCGCCCTCGACGGGCTGCGGGCCGTGATCGGTGGCGAGTTCGTGCCCGGTCCGCTCGCCGAGCGGCTGCGCGCGCTCGGCTGCGAGGTGCACGCCTGCTACGGGCCCACCGAGACCACCGTCTGGTCCACCGCGCACCAGGTCACCGGCCCGCAGCCCGCGGGCGTGCCGCTGGGGGCACCGCTGCGCGGCACCCGCTGCCTGGTGCTGGACTCCCGGCTCGAACCGGTGCCGCCGGGCGTGGTCGGTGAGCTCTACCTCGCCGGGCGCGGTGTGGCCACCGGCTACCTGCACCGCACCGCCCGCACCGCGCAGCGCTTCGTCGCCGACCCGTTCGGGCCGCCCGGCGGCCGGATGTACCGCACCGGTGACCTCGCCTCCAGGGACACCGCCGGAACGCTGCGCTTCCACGGCCGCGAGGACGACCAGATCAAGATCCGCGGGCACCGGGTGGAACTCGGCGAGATCGAAGCGGTGCTCGCCGGGCATCCGCAGGTGAGCGCCGCCGCCGTCGCCGTGCACGACCACGACGAGCAGGACCGCAGGCTCGTCGCGCACCTGGTCGCCCCCGGCGCCGACCTCGGCTCGGTGCGCGCGCACCTCACCGGGCGGCTGCCCGCGCACATGATCCCGTCCCGGCTGCTGCTCATCGACCGGCTTCCGCTGTCGCCCAACGGGAAGCTGCTCCGCGACCGGCTGCCCGCGCCCGAGCGCGCCGCGCGCACCGGCGGCTCCGGGACCGCGCTGAGCGCGGTGTTCGCCGAGGTGCTCGGCGTGGCGCACGTCGGGCCGGAGGAGAACTTCTTCGAGCTCGGCGGGCATTCGCTGCTCGCGGTGCGGCTCGTGGACCGGGTAGCGGAGCGGCTCGGCACCCGGCCGAAGCTGCGCGACGTGTTCGCCGCACCCACCCCCGCCGCGCTGGAACGCGTGCTGCACACCGGCCCCGAAGCCGCCGGGCACCTGGTGCCGCTGCGGCCGGGCGGCACGGCCGCGCCCGTGGTGTGCGTGCACCCGCTCAGCGGGCTCGCCTGGCTCTACGCGGGACTGCTCGCCCACCTCGACCCGGCGCACCCGGTGCTCGGCGTGCAGGGCATCGGCGCGGGCGGCGTCACCGACCTGCCCGGCAGCATCGACGAGATGGCCGAGCGCTACCTCGCCGAGCTCCGCGCCGCGCACCCGCGCGGGCCGTACCACCTGGTGGGCTGGTCGTTCGGCGGCGTGGTGGCGCACGCGATGGCGGCCCGGCTCGGCGCCGACGCCGGACTGCTGTGCCTCATCGACCCGCCGCTGCCCGAACCCGGTGGCGCGGCGGACATGATCGACCCGGCGCGCATCCACCGCGTGCTGCTCACCTCCGTCGACCAGGACGTCACCGGTGAACCGACCTTCGCCGAGGTGTCCGCCGCGCTGCGCCGGGAGGACAGCGCGCTCGCCGCCCTCACCGAGCAGGACGTCGCCGACGTCGTCACATGCTCCCGGCACAACGCGGCGCTGCTGCGCGACCACCGGATCGGCCACCGCAGCGGCGACACCGTCCACATCGGAACACCCGAGGGGCCCGGCCCGCTGCGCTGGCGCGCCCACCTCGACGGGCCGTTCACCGGCTACCAGCTGGACCACCCGCACCACCGGATCATGCAGCCGCGCCACGTCGGCGAGATCGGCGTCTTGCTGCGCGACCACCTGCGCCACCACACCGCGACCGAGGAGGAACGGCGGCCATGA